Proteins from a genomic interval of Asticcacaulis sp. AND118:
- a CDS encoding RimK family alpha-L-glutamate ligase, with the protein MKKSLLILTPNPAHPSHHGRWPAVLDAYRAAFAGFEVHAQPWSEPLTEGYDLVLPLVAWGYHNAPDDFRRALAYIKAKGHRLLNPPEIVSWNVDKSYLRDLAEGGIRIVPTLFADALTPDVLSRARADFGQNALVLKPRISAGAKKTLVWEGADVPAEAPQADAMLQPFMPAIQSEGEWSLIFFGGDFSHAVLKTPKPGDFRSQPDYDAHLRVQTPPVAAVELAYQTLEYVGQTLLYARVDMVRNAAGAFCLMELELIEPDLYLKYEDAAPARLSHAVEHALGLCGHHH; encoded by the coding sequence ATGAAAAAGTCCCTTCTGATACTCACCCCCAATCCGGCGCATCCGTCACACCACGGACGCTGGCCCGCCGTGCTCGATGCCTACCGCGCCGCCTTTGCCGGGTTCGAGGTCCACGCACAGCCGTGGTCGGAGCCGTTGACGGAAGGATACGATCTGGTTCTGCCGCTGGTGGCCTGGGGCTATCACAATGCGCCGGACGATTTCCGCCGGGCGCTGGCCTATATCAAAGCGAAGGGGCACCGCCTGCTCAATCCGCCTGAAATCGTGAGCTGGAATGTCGACAAGTCCTATCTGCGCGATCTGGCCGAAGGCGGCATCCGCATCGTGCCGACCCTGTTTGCCGATGCTTTGACGCCGGACGTGCTGAGCCGCGCCCGCGCCGATTTCGGACAGAACGCGCTGGTGCTCAAGCCGCGCATCTCGGCCGGAGCGAAAAAGACCCTCGTCTGGGAAGGCGCGGACGTACCCGCCGAGGCCCCGCAAGCCGACGCCATGCTTCAGCCCTTTATGCCGGCTATCCAGTCGGAAGGCGAATGGTCGCTGATCTTCTTCGGCGGCGATTTCAGCCATGCGGTGCTCAAGACGCCCAAGCCCGGCGACTTCCGGTCTCAGCCCGATTACGATGCGCACCTGCGCGTGCAGACCCCGCCGGTCGCCGCCGTTGAACTGGCCTATCAGACGCTGGAATATGTGGGCCAGACCCTGCTCTATGCGCGTGTGGACATGGTGCGCAACGCAGCCGGCGCGTTCTGTCTGATGGAGTTGGAACTGATCGAGCCCGATCTATATCTAAAATACGAGGACGCCGCGCCGGCCCGCCTGAGCCATGCCGTCGAGCATGCGCTGGGGCTGTGCGGGCATCATCACTAG
- a CDS encoding adenosine kinase codes for MYSDYDVTAVGNAIVDVLAPASEDFIVSEGLPKGGMTLIDQHRALNLYGKMVARADKNSEDLTQESGGSAGNTIAGVASFGGKAAYIGKVAHDELGEVFSRDLKKSGVHFDVPFLHDDPTHTGRCLINITEDGQRTMATFLGAAALVQPQDVDPELIKASQITYLEGYLFDTPSGRMAFAKACEIARSAGRKTAMTLSDSFVVDRWRTDLLAFIEQHIDLVFANESELLSLFQTEDFDKAARYLKSKADLAFVTRSERGSVALKADLSHDIPVYPVADLVDTTGAGDQYAAGVMYGLTQGLHLETCGRLGALAAAEVISHYGPRPQVNYAELAKQNGLI; via the coding sequence ATGTATTCTGACTACGACGTCACCGCCGTTGGTAATGCCATTGTGGACGTTCTGGCCCCGGCCAGCGAAGACTTTATCGTGTCGGAAGGCCTGCCCAAGGGCGGCATGACGCTGATCGATCAGCACCGCGCCCTGAATCTCTACGGCAAGATGGTGGCGCGCGCCGATAAGAATAGCGAAGATCTGACGCAGGAATCCGGCGGGTCGGCGGGCAATACCATCGCCGGCGTCGCGTCCTTCGGTGGCAAGGCGGCCTATATCGGCAAGGTGGCGCACGATGAACTGGGCGAAGTGTTCAGCCGCGACCTGAAAAAGAGCGGCGTGCATTTCGATGTGCCCTTCCTGCACGACGATCCGACCCATACCGGTCGTTGCCTGATCAACATTACCGAAGACGGGCAGCGCACCATGGCGACATTTTTGGGGGCTGCGGCGCTGGTGCAGCCGCAAGACGTCGATCCGGAACTGATTAAGGCGTCGCAGATCACCTATCTCGAAGGCTATCTGTTCGACACGCCATCGGGCCGGATGGCGTTTGCCAAGGCCTGCGAAATCGCCCGTTCGGCGGGCCGCAAGACGGCCATGACCCTGTCGGACAGCTTTGTCGTCGATCGCTGGCGCACCGACCTGCTGGCCTTTATCGAGCAGCATATTGACCTCGTCTTCGCCAATGAATCCGAGCTTCTGTCGCTGTTCCAGACCGAGGATTTTGACAAGGCGGCGCGCTATCTGAAGTCGAAGGCCGATCTGGCATTCGTCACGCGCTCCGAACGCGGTTCGGTGGCGCTCAAGGCCGACCTGTCGCACGACATCCCCGTCTATCCGGTGGCTGACTTGGTCGATACGACCGGGGCGGGTGATCAGTACGCGGCGGGCGTGATGTACGGCCTGACGCAGGGCCTGCATCTGGAAACCTGCGGCCGTCTGGGGGCGCTGGCCGCCGCCGAGGTGATCAGCCATTATGGCCCGCGTCCGCAGGTCAATTATGCTGAACTGGCCAAACAGAACGGCCTGATCTGA
- the nth gene encoding endonuclease III, whose translation MRSAAAVKKLFERFEADKPEPKTELNFTNPFTLTVAVALSAQTTDVAVNKATAPLFAVADTPQAMLDLGEERLMQMISSIGLYRNKAKNVREMCRILISRFDGQVPLNRADLLSLPGVGNKTASVVLNELDIKPAIAVDTHVYRVSHRLGIVDLAANTPDKVEAELMTVIPRKWLTRAHHWLILHGRYTCTARNPKCMACIVEDLCPKIGVG comes from the coding sequence ATGCGTAGCGCCGCCGCCGTCAAAAAGCTGTTCGAGCGCTTCGAGGCCGACAAACCGGAACCCAAGACCGAACTGAACTTCACCAATCCTTTTACCCTGACGGTGGCCGTGGCCTTGTCGGCCCAGACGACCGATGTCGCGGTCAACAAGGCCACCGCGCCTTTGTTCGCCGTAGCCGACACGCCGCAGGCCATGCTGGACCTGGGCGAAGAGCGCCTGATGCAGATGATTTCCTCCATCGGCCTTTATCGCAACAAGGCAAAGAATGTCAGGGAGATGTGCCGTATCCTGATCAGCCGTTTTGACGGACAGGTGCCGCTCAATCGCGCTGACCTGCTGAGTTTGCCGGGCGTCGGCAACAAGACGGCGTCGGTGGTACTCAACGAACTGGACATCAAGCCGGCCATTGCGGTCGATACGCACGTCTATCGCGTTTCGCACCGGTTGGGGATCGTCGACCTTGCGGCCAATACGCCGGATAAGGTCGAAGCCGAACTGATGACCGTCATCCCGCGCAAATGGCTGACGCGGGCGCACCACTGGCTGATCCTGCACGGGCGCTATACCTGCACGGCGCGCAATCCGAAGTGCATGGCCTGCATCGTCGAAGACCTATGCCCGAAGATCGGCGTAGGCTAG
- a CDS encoding Smr/MutS family protein, translated as MKRFGLKDEDLKLWQLVTATVRPHALKTKPEPVKPPFAKPEIETVTIKGLPEGQNTLSAPRIERPLPLVPFKIGEAVRPQSGFRLTEGTSFAPDPIEPRRKRRISRERDPIEARLDLHGLNQIQAEQRLKGFVQQAWANDYRAVLVITGKGMAENGILRRNAPEWLADPALAHIVAGISQAHARHGGSGALYVALKRRQQ; from the coding sequence ATGAAGCGCTTTGGCCTGAAGGACGAAGATCTGAAACTGTGGCAACTGGTGACCGCCACGGTGCGCCCACACGCGCTCAAGACCAAGCCCGAGCCTGTCAAGCCGCCTTTCGCGAAACCGGAAATCGAAACCGTCACCATCAAGGGCCTGCCTGAGGGTCAGAACACCCTCTCCGCCCCGCGTATTGAGCGCCCGCTGCCGCTCGTTCCGTTCAAGATCGGTGAAGCCGTGCGCCCCCAGAGCGGTTTCCGCCTGACCGAGGGCACATCCTTCGCGCCCGACCCGATCGAGCCCAGGCGCAAGCGCCGCATCAGCCGCGAACGCGATCCGATCGAAGCGCGCCTCGACCTGCACGGCCTGAACCAAATTCAGGCCGAACAGCGACTGAAGGGCTTCGTGCAGCAGGCCTGGGCCAATGATTACCGCGCCGTGCTGGTCATCACCGGCAAGGGCATGGCCGAAAACGGTATATTGAGACGCAATGCACCGGAATGGCTAGCCGACCCGGCGCTGGCGCATATCGTGGCAGGGATTTCACAGGCCCACGCCCGCCATGGCGGCTCCGGCGCGCTCTATGTCGCGCTGAAAAGGCGACAACAATAG
- a CDS encoding low molecular weight protein-tyrosine-phosphatase produces MISILFVCLGNICRSPLAEGLLRHHVDQAGLTDRFLIDSAGTGGWHKGECPDRRSIAVAARYGVDISAQCARQLHRDDFYRFDLIFGLDRDNVRNIRHMAPGDATAKVALYLDEALGLTKDVPDPYYGDDRDFEAVYRLCDQASAALMAKLTNPAA; encoded by the coding sequence ATGATCTCTATTCTTTTTGTCTGTCTGGGTAATATCTGTCGTTCGCCTCTGGCTGAGGGATTGCTGCGTCATCACGTCGATCAAGCCGGGCTGACCGATCGCTTTCTGATCGATTCCGCCGGTACGGGCGGCTGGCATAAGGGAGAGTGTCCGGATCGACGCTCCATCGCCGTTGCCGCGCGCTATGGCGTCGATATTTCCGCCCAGTGCGCGCGTCAGCTTCACCGCGACGACTTCTATCGCTTTGATCTGATCTTCGGCCTCGACCGCGATAATGTGCGCAATATCCGTCACATGGCGCCCGGCGATGCTACGGCGAAGGTTGCGCTCTATCTCGATGAGGCGCTGGGTCTGACAAAGGACGTGCCCGACCCCTACTACGGCGACGACCGCGATTTCGAAGCCGTCTATCGCCTGTGCGACCAAGCCTCGGCGGCGCTCATGGCGAAGTTGACAAACCCGGCGGCGTAA
- a CDS encoding PAS domain-containing protein yields MLLESEADLIVVLGVLAALLLGVAIVAGIIAVIKTSQVRQFQDLLFKAERKIDQLERRMFNVLNAVPVALVETDATGKFIFANKTAHQLLGRKDNELIGLRFHSATWGITYPDGRVIPPDLLPIARTLRGQTVKGFQHLIVNHGSRTKVLVSVTSMPIMNTNGEVIGSTTALVEIETQTGEGVGDISGVWRGHWFSAAPVPFWGLDQNGTVLDLNPRVGSLLDTPRDQAMNANWAQVFVADADFQKAVDFLADLPPEGQANGRPSSINLSLKDVRGQTHPVILTAWIVHTQDGEAQGITVAAIPTKLTLSVSETPALAAPVVTAAPALSEDAQQALEDLQKAELARAALGVGVWSYDPVSDSIVEDEGMRRLIGREFDGGPTRITAEDQLRANDAFGRLMSGQSDRLDLDLTIPQADGSVRHVSLKGQGKIVDGQRELFGVAIDVTDAKAVPEIVPDAAPVIIEDTAKIEALQADIEDLRHARAETEAERDALRGELEALKVEAAKTAENPELEVLRAELEALKTAEPVAVEVAPDTSELEAALAEIETLKARTSELTALETELETLRQDYATLAETVAPPVVENDPRDAEIEALKAEVAELQGLKALESELAVLKTEKAELEAEFTALQAVPAPQAKPERQISDIAADISPLNRVWKTDGTLTRLSSGWQVLTGCGAQEFFGEGWLDSLHPDDQDRIHAELTMHLAQKTGGDLSYRVKTPAGFKPVLERLSPVTTDEAFDGLVGVAFDLSAHLPSAPPPVTEAGPDRLEYLTLKARTGQLELEIAQLQLAKLELERQAERLDTALILSQRYETVGRLAGDVAADFSQMLNVMNAALDMIGRQADNQDLRRLSEAALAAGKRGERLTRQLLAFTVEAKEKA; encoded by the coding sequence ATGCTTCTGGAAAGCGAAGCCGATCTGATTGTGGTTCTGGGGGTGCTGGCGGCGCTGCTGCTGGGTGTCGCCATCGTCGCGGGCATTATCGCCGTCATCAAGACGTCTCAGGTGCGTCAGTTTCAGGACCTTTTGTTCAAGGCCGAACGCAAGATCGATCAGCTTGAACGCCGCATGTTCAACGTGCTTAACGCCGTGCCGGTGGCGCTGGTCGAAACCGACGCCACGGGCAAGTTCATCTTCGCCAACAAGACCGCGCATCAGCTTCTGGGCCGCAAGGACAACGAACTGATCGGCTTACGTTTTCATTCGGCGACCTGGGGCATCACCTATCCCGACGGCCGTGTCATTCCGCCCGACCTTCTGCCCATCGCGCGCACCCTGCGCGGTCAGACGGTCAAGGGCTTTCAACACCTGATCGTCAATCACGGCAGCCGCACCAAGGTGCTGGTGTCGGTCACCTCCATGCCGATCATGAACACCAATGGCGAGGTGATCGGCTCGACCACGGCGCTGGTCGAGATCGAAACCCAGACCGGCGAAGGCGTGGGCGATATTTCCGGTGTCTGGCGCGGCCACTGGTTCTCGGCCGCCCCGGTGCCCTTCTGGGGGCTGGATCAGAACGGGACGGTGCTCGACCTCAATCCGCGCGTCGGCAGCCTGCTCGATACGCCGCGTGATCAGGCCATGAACGCCAACTGGGCGCAGGTCTTCGTCGCCGACGCCGACTTCCAGAAGGCCGTCGACTTCCTCGCCGACCTGCCGCCCGAAGGTCAGGCCAACGGCCGCCCCTCCTCGATCAACCTCTCGCTCAAGGATGTGCGCGGTCAGACCCACCCGGTCATCCTCACCGCCTGGATCGTCCATACGCAGGACGGCGAAGCCCAAGGCATCACCGTCGCCGCCATCCCGACCAAACTCACCCTGTCGGTCAGCGAGACGCCCGCCCTCGCCGCGCCTGTGGTTACTGCGGCTCCGGCTCTGTCGGAAGACGCTCAGCAGGCGCTCGAAGACCTGCAAAAGGCCGAACTGGCGCGCGCCGCGCTGGGCGTCGGCGTGTGGTCCTACGACCCTGTATCGGATTCCATCGTCGAGGACGAAGGCATGCGCCGCCTGATCGGCCGCGAATTCGACGGCGGACCGACGCGCATCACGGCGGAAGATCAACTCCGCGCCAATGACGCCTTCGGGCGGTTGATGTCGGGCCAGAGCGATAGGCTCGACCTCGACCTGACCATCCCGCAAGCGGACGGCTCCGTGCGCCACGTCTCGCTTAAAGGGCAAGGCAAGATAGTCGACGGTCAGCGCGAACTGTTCGGTGTCGCCATCGACGTCACGGACGCCAAGGCCGTGCCTGAGATCGTGCCGGACGCCGCCCCCGTCATCATCGAAGACACGGCGAAGATCGAAGCGCTGCAAGCCGATATCGAAGACCTGCGCCATGCTCGCGCCGAAACCGAGGCCGAACGCGACGCCCTGCGCGGCGAACTGGAAGCCCTCAAGGTCGAGGCGGCGAAGACCGCGGAAAACCCGGAACTCGAAGTCCTGCGTGCCGAACTGGAAGCGCTGAAAACCGCCGAGCCGGTTGCGGTCGAGGTCGCCCCGGACACCAGCGAGTTGGAAGCCGCTCTGGCCGAGATCGAAACGCTCAAGGCCCGCACCAGCGAACTCACCGCGCTGGAGACCGAACTGGAAACCCTGCGTCAGGACTACGCGACCCTGGCTGAGACCGTTGCACCGCCAGTCGTTGAAAACGATCCGCGCGACGCCGAAATCGAGGCCCTCAAGGCCGAAGTCGCCGAGTTGCAGGGCCTCAAGGCGCTCGAAAGCGAATTGGCGGTGCTGAAAACCGAAAAGGCCGAACTGGAGGCTGAATTCACCGCGCTTCAGGCCGTCCCCGCGCCGCAAGCCAAGCCCGAACGCCAAATCTCCGATATTGCCGCCGACATCAGCCCGCTTAATCGCGTATGGAAGACCGACGGCACGCTGACGCGTCTGTCGTCGGGCTGGCAGGTACTGACCGGCTGCGGCGCGCAGGAATTCTTCGGCGAGGGCTGGCTCGACAGCCTGCATCCCGACGATCAGGACCGCATCCATGCCGAACTGACTATGCATCTGGCGCAAAAGACCGGCGGCGACCTGTCCTACCGCGTCAAGACGCCCGCCGGTTTCAAGCCCGTGCTGGAACGCCTGAGTCCGGTCACCACCGATGAGGCGTTCGATGGCCTCGTCGGTGTCGCGTTCGATCTGTCCGCGCACCTGCCGTCCGCTCCGCCGCCGGTCACCGAAGCCGGTCCCGACCGTCTGGAGTACCTGACTCTCAAAGCGCGCACCGGTCAGCTCGAACTGGAAATCGCCCAGTTGCAACTGGCCAAGCTGGAACTGGAGCGTCAGGCCGAACGGCTCGACACCGCCCTCATCCTGTCGCAACGCTATGAGACGGTCGGGCGTCTGGCCGGCGATGTCGCCGCTGACTTCTCGCAGATGCTGAACGTCATGAACGCCGCGCTCGACATGATCGGGCGTCAGGCGGACAATCAAGACCTTCGCCGCCTGTCCGAGGCCGCCCTGGCCGCCGGCAAGCGCGGCGAGCGCCTGACGCGGCAGTTGCTGGCCTTTACGGTCGAGGCCAAGGAAAAGGCCTGA
- the hslU gene encoding ATP-dependent protease ATPase subunit HslU, giving the protein MTTFSPREIVSELDRHIIGHADAKKAVAVALRNRWRRKQTDASIRDEITPKNILMIGPTGVGKTEIARRLAKLAQAPFIKVEATKFTEVGYVGRDVEQIVRDLVEAAILMVKDKSRQGVRAKAEAQAEERLLDALVGPGAQPATRDSFRKRLRNNELDDKEIDITVTDTGGAIGAFEIPGQPGNQINLGEMLQKAMGGRQKTVRLTVAAAQPILLSEESEKLLDQEAVSREALTLAEQEGIVFLDEIDKVASKSERGGADVSREGVQRDLLPLIEGTTVSTKYGPVKTDHILFIASGAFHVAKPSDLLPELQGRLPIRVELKALTQDDFRRILSEPEANLIKQNQALMATEGVTLAFEDGAIAEMAAAAAQVNAKVENIGARRLHTIIERVMEELSFTAADQSGQTVTIDAAYVRERLGEVAGDADLSRYIL; this is encoded by the coding sequence ATGACCACCTTTTCCCCGCGTGAGATCGTCTCCGAACTCGACCGTCACATCATCGGCCATGCCGATGCGAAAAAGGCCGTGGCTGTGGCGCTGCGTAACCGCTGGCGGCGCAAACAGACCGATGCCTCGATCCGCGACGAGATCACGCCGAAAAACATCCTGATGATCGGGCCGACGGGTGTGGGCAAGACCGAGATCGCGCGCCGTCTGGCCAAGCTGGCTCAGGCGCCCTTCATCAAGGTCGAGGCGACCAAGTTCACCGAGGTCGGCTATGTCGGCCGCGACGTCGAACAGATCGTGCGCGACCTGGTCGAAGCGGCCATCCTTATGGTCAAGGACAAGAGCCGTCAGGGCGTGCGCGCCAAGGCCGAAGCTCAGGCGGAAGAACGTCTGCTCGATGCGCTGGTCGGGCCGGGCGCGCAGCCGGCGACGCGCGACAGCTTCCGCAAGCGCCTGCGCAATAACGAACTGGACGACAAGGAAATCGACATCACCGTCACCGATACGGGCGGCGCGATCGGGGCCTTCGAAATTCCGGGACAGCCGGGCAACCAGATCAATCTGGGCGAAATGCTGCAAAAGGCCATGGGCGGGCGTCAGAAGACGGTGCGCCTGACGGTTGCCGCCGCCCAGCCGATCCTGTTGTCCGAAGAGTCCGAAAAACTGCTCGATCAGGAAGCCGTGTCGCGGGAGGCCCTGACCCTTGCGGAGCAGGAAGGCATCGTCTTCCTCGATGAAATCGACAAGGTGGCCTCGAAATCCGAGCGCGGCGGGGCCGATGTCTCACGCGAAGGCGTCCAGCGCGACCTGCTGCCGCTGATCGAAGGCACGACGGTGTCGACCAAGTACGGGCCGGTGAAGACGGACCATATCCTGTTCATCGCGTCGGGGGCTTTCCACGTCGCCAAGCCGTCGGACCTGCTGCCGGAATTACAGGGCCGTCTGCCGATCCGTGTGGAGCTGAAGGCCCTGACGCAGGACGATTTCCGGCGCATCCTCAGCGAGCCCGAAGCCAATCTGATCAAACAGAATCAGGCGCTGATGGCCACCGAAGGGGTGACGCTGGCCTTCGAGGACGGCGCGATCGCCGAAATGGCCGCCGCGGCGGCGCAGGTCAATGCCAAGGTCGAAAACATCGGTGCACGCCGTCTGCACACCATTATCGAGCGGGTGATGGAGGAGCTGAGCTTCACCGCCGCCGATCAGTCGGGCCAGACCGTGACCATCGATGCCGCCTATGTGCGCGAACGGCTGGGCGAGGTAGCCGGGGACGCCGACCTGAGCCGGTATATTCTCTGA
- a CDS encoding DUF3144 domain-containing protein — MTTHTVPVEVFRQMAADHIDLTNKHANDTNIGEAGGAALQGAARYAAFTCAAQSADKTQFLAARKLNVDQLTAQFRDLLLAHYDEFGDNYETYMGSKT, encoded by the coding sequence ATGACCACCCATACCGTTCCCGTCGAAGTTTTTCGCCAGATGGCGGCCGACCACATTGACCTGACCAACAAACACGCCAACGACACCAATATCGGCGAGGCCGGCGGTGCGGCGCTGCAGGGCGCGGCGCGCTATGCCGCCTTTACGTGCGCGGCGCAAAGCGCGGACAAGACGCAGTTCCTGGCGGCGCGCAAGCTCAATGTCGATCAGTTGACGGCGCAGTTCCGCGACCTGTTGCTGGCGCACTACGATGAGTTCGGCGACAATTACGAAACCTATATGGGTAGCAAGACATAA
- a CDS encoding phosphoribosyl-ATP pyrophosphohydrolase, protein MTAPLPELEPFIDRLQAISDRYERVYGIDRRGDWHLLKMQEEMGELTQAYLAMTGRSRRDAGAAKHEVAMEMADLICMTLLMARAEGIDLNAAIAEKWLKWEAVMAAENHA, encoded by the coding sequence ATGACCGCGCCCCTTCCCGAACTTGAGCCCTTTATCGACCGCCTTCAGGCCATTTCCGACCGCTATGAGCGCGTCTATGGCATCGACCGTCGGGGCGACTGGCACCTGCTGAAAATGCAGGAGGAGATGGGCGAACTGACCCAGGCCTATCTGGCCATGACCGGCCGTTCGCGCCGCGACGCCGGGGCGGCGAAGCACGAGGTGGCGATGGAGATGGCCGACCTCATCTGCATGACGTTGCTGATGGCGCGCGCCGAAGGCATCGACCTCAACGCCGCCATCGCCGAGAAATGGCTGAAATGGGAAGCGGTTATGGCGGCGGAAAACCATGCGTAG
- the rimK gene encoding 30S ribosomal protein S6--L-glutamate ligase: protein MKRPLRLAVLTQDAGNYSIRALIRAAQERDHVIEAIETSRCYMNINVTRPEVHYDGKPLPQFDAIIPRIGVPMTSYGLAVVRQFETTGAYCLNRSSAISASRDKLHALQVMARKGIPMPVTAFAKSPKDTDFVVELVGGAPLVIKLTKGAQGRGVVLAETHLAAASVISAFRDLDAELLTQEFIREADGEDLRCFVIGSKVVAAMKRKAKIGDFRANLHQGGKALSVEITPEEADIAVKAARALGLQVAGVDILRSNSGPKVLEVNSSPGLQGIEKASGVDVADLIIRHIESKLRPVQHLPKQNPRAKRRD, encoded by the coding sequence GTGAAACGCCCGCTACGGCTGGCCGTGCTGACGCAGGACGCCGGCAACTATTCCATCCGCGCCCTGATCCGGGCGGCGCAGGAACGCGATCACGTCATCGAAGCCATCGAAACCTCGCGCTGCTACATGAACATCAATGTGACGCGGCCCGAAGTCCATTACGACGGCAAGCCCCTGCCGCAGTTCGACGCCATCATCCCGCGCATCGGCGTCCCCATGACCAGTTACGGGCTGGCCGTCGTGCGGCAGTTCGAGACCACCGGCGCCTATTGCCTGAACCGCTCCTCGGCCATTTCCGCCTCACGCGACAAGCTGCACGCGCTGCAGGTCATGGCGCGCAAGGGCATCCCCATGCCGGTGACGGCGTTTGCCAAATCGCCCAAGGACACCGACTTCGTCGTCGAACTGGTCGGCGGCGCGCCACTGGTCATCAAGCTGACCAAGGGCGCGCAGGGCCGCGGCGTGGTTCTGGCCGAGACCCATCTGGCCGCGGCTTCGGTCATTTCGGCCTTCCGCGACCTCGATGCCGAATTGCTGACGCAGGAGTTCATCCGCGAAGCCGACGGCGAGGACCTGCGCTGCTTCGTCATCGGCTCGAAGGTGGTGGCGGCGATGAAACGCAAGGCCAAGATCGGCGATTTCCGCGCCAACCTGCATCAGGGCGGCAAGGCCCTGTCGGTCGAGATTACGCCGGAAGAGGCCGATATCGCGGTAAAGGCCGCCCGCGCTTTGGGGCTTCAGGTGGCCGGGGTCGATATTCTACGCTCCAATTCCGGCCCCAAGGTGCTGGAGGTCAATTCCTCGCCCGGCCTGCAGGGGATCGAGAAGGCTTCCGGCGTCGATGTCGCCGACCTGATCATCCGCCATATCGAAAGCAAACTGCGCCCGGTCCAGCACCTGCCGAAACAGAATCCGCGCGCCAAGCGGCGAGATTGA
- a CDS encoding DUF3144 domain-containing protein: MAQVTNQRFGEMIVEHIEVGNKHLPESEPGVAGAAMMQAAARFNAYVSSTQFVSSRIMLQNKDAHIEHYLRLYKQYLEEQYTDYATNFDAYTNRPR; this comes from the coding sequence GTGGCCCAAGTCACCAATCAGCGTTTCGGTGAAATGATCGTCGAGCATATCGAAGTCGGCAACAAACACCTGCCCGAAAGCGAGCCGGGCGTGGCCGGCGCCGCCATGATGCAGGCCGCCGCGCGTTTCAACGCTTATGTATCCTCGACCCAGTTCGTCAGCAGCCGCATCATGCTGCAGAACAAGGACGCGCATATCGAGCACTATCTGCGTTTGTACAAGCAGTACCTCGAAGAGCAGTACACCGACTACGCCACCAATTTCGACGCCTACACCAACCGCCCGCGGTAA